The following are encoded in a window of Mycolicibacterium tusciae JS617 genomic DNA:
- the rpsR gene encoding 30S ribosomal protein S18 — protein MAKSSTKRRPAPEKPVKTRKCVFCSKKGKNMTIDYKDTALLRTYISERGKIRARRVTGNCVQHQRDIAIAVKNAREVALLPFSSATR, from the coding sequence ATGGCGAAGTCCTCGACCAAGAGGCGTCCGGCCCCCGAGAAGCCGGTCAAGACCCGCAAGTGCGTGTTCTGCTCCAAGAAGGGCAAGAACATGACCATCGACTACAAGGACACGGCACTGCTGCGTACCTACATCAGCGAGCGCGGCAAGATCCGTGCCCGCCGTGTGACCGGCAACTGCGTGCAGCACCAGCGCGATATCGCGATCGCGGTGAAGAACGCCCGCGAGGTCGCGTTGCTGCCGTTCAGCTCGGCGACGCGGTAG
- a CDS encoding single-stranded DNA-binding protein, with protein MAGDTIITVIGNLTADPELRFTPSGAAVANFTVASTPRIFDRQTNEWKDGEALFLRCNIWREAAENVAESLTRGSRVIVSGRLKQRSFETREGEKRTVVELEVDEIGPSLKYATAKVNKASRSGGGGGGFGSGSGGGGGSRSAAPAGGSDAKQDDPWGSAPASGSFSGSDDEPPF; from the coding sequence GTGGCTGGTGACACCATCATCACGGTCATCGGAAACCTGACGGCAGATCCCGAGCTTCGGTTCACACCGTCAGGCGCAGCCGTCGCCAACTTCACAGTGGCGTCGACTCCCCGCATCTTCGATCGTCAGACTAATGAGTGGAAGGACGGCGAAGCGCTGTTCCTCCGCTGCAACATCTGGCGCGAGGCGGCGGAGAACGTGGCCGAGAGCCTGACTCGTGGTTCACGGGTGATCGTCAGCGGACGGCTCAAGCAGCGTTCGTTCGAAACCCGTGAAGGCGAGAAGCGCACCGTGGTGGAGCTCGAGGTCGACGAGATCGGCCCGTCACTGAAGTATGCGACAGCCAAGGTGAACAAGGCCAGCCGCAGCGGCGGCGGTGGCGGTGGGTTCGGCAGCGGCAGTGGCGGTGGCGGAGGCTCCCGCAGCGCCGCTCCGGCCGGTGGATCCGATGCCAAGCAGGACGACCCGTGGGGCAGCGCTCCCGCGTCCGGTTCGTTCAGCGGCAGCGACGACGAACCCCCCTTCTGA
- the rpsF gene encoding 30S ribosomal protein S6 codes for MRPYEIMVILDPTLDERTVAPSLETFLNVIRKDGGTVEKVDIWGKRRLAYEIAKHAEGIYAIVDVKAESATVSELDRQLNLNESVLRTKVMRTDKH; via the coding sequence ATGCGTCCATACGAAATCATGGTCATCCTTGACCCCACTCTCGACGAGCGCACTGTTGCTCCGTCGCTGGAGACATTCCTCAACGTCATCCGCAAGGACGGCGGCACTGTCGAAAAGGTCGACATCTGGGGCAAGCGCCGGCTGGCTTACGAGATCGCCAAGCACGCCGAGGGCATCTACGCCATCGTCGATGTGAAGGCCGAGTCCGCGACAGTGTCCGAACTCGACCGCCAGCTCAACCTGAACGAGTCCGTCCTGCGGACCAAGGTTATGCGGACCGACAAGCACTAA
- a CDS encoding adenylate/guanylate cyclase domain-containing protein, translating to MFSETRYALNGDLRVAYRASREGERDIVWVPTWFTNCEVQPDLLSVKGWLEAMTSLGRMILIDQPGTGASDPVAPDAMPSLEQWADSITAVLDDLGSGEAALIAMGGALAPAAMFAGAYPARTTALVVLEGFADPIETSADGRTREEVHAAFIAAWGTGEYEHIVNPDMPWNEEIRSAWARFERLSASPRIVELMWPLVGEMDVRAILPTIRVPTLVVQHADDAIVMPAKGRYLRDHIADAKYVELPGRNMYHVVEPWRDSFQEVAHFLTGHQADVEDDRVLATVLFTDIVDSTRRAAEIGDRDWHALLDAHDAVVRAQLGRFRGREVNTSGDGFLATFDGPQRAIRCAMAIRDAVHALGLQVRAGLHTGEVEIRGDDIGGIAVHIGARVSALAGRNDVLVSSTLRDLVIGSGLVFDDRGAHQLKGVPGEWRLFAVAST from the coding sequence GTGTTCTCCGAGACACGCTATGCGCTGAACGGGGATTTGCGCGTCGCGTACCGCGCGTCGCGTGAGGGCGAGCGGGACATTGTGTGGGTCCCGACCTGGTTCACCAACTGTGAGGTACAGCCGGACTTGCTATCGGTCAAAGGCTGGCTCGAAGCAATGACGTCGCTGGGCCGAATGATCCTCATCGATCAGCCCGGCACCGGCGCCTCGGATCCCGTCGCTCCGGATGCGATGCCCAGCTTGGAGCAGTGGGCAGACAGCATCACCGCCGTGCTCGACGATCTCGGCAGCGGTGAAGCGGCCCTTATCGCGATGGGGGGCGCACTCGCGCCTGCCGCAATGTTCGCCGGGGCTTATCCGGCCCGCACCACCGCCCTTGTGGTGCTCGAGGGATTCGCGGATCCGATTGAAACGAGCGCTGACGGCCGGACACGCGAAGAAGTCCACGCCGCCTTCATCGCCGCGTGGGGAACCGGAGAGTACGAGCACATTGTCAACCCAGACATGCCGTGGAACGAGGAGATCCGATCTGCTTGGGCTCGGTTCGAACGACTTTCGGCAAGCCCGCGGATCGTCGAACTGATGTGGCCCCTCGTCGGCGAGATGGACGTGCGGGCAATTCTGCCAACGATCCGCGTACCAACGCTCGTCGTCCAGCATGCCGACGACGCGATCGTCATGCCCGCCAAGGGCAGGTACCTGCGGGACCACATCGCCGATGCGAAATACGTTGAACTGCCTGGCCGCAACATGTACCACGTCGTCGAACCCTGGCGGGACTCCTTTCAGGAAGTCGCCCACTTCCTCACCGGCCACCAAGCCGACGTCGAAGACGACCGTGTTCTCGCCACCGTGCTCTTCACCGACATCGTGGACTCGACGCGACGCGCTGCGGAGATCGGCGACCGCGACTGGCACGCACTACTCGACGCCCACGACGCCGTCGTCCGTGCGCAGCTGGGGCGCTTCCGCGGCCGCGAGGTGAACACCTCCGGCGACGGTTTCCTCGCCACGTTCGACGGACCGCAGCGAGCGATCCGCTGCGCCATGGCAATTCGCGATGCAGTACACGCGCTCGGCCTGCAGGTACGCGCCGGGCTGCACACCGGCGAGGTTGAGATTCGCGGCGACGACATCGGCGGCATCGCCGTGCATATCGGCGCCCGGGTCAGCGCGCTCGCCGGGCGAAACGATGTACTCGTCTCGAGCACGCTGCGCGACCTCGTGATCGGCTCAGGCCTCGTATTCGACGACCGCGGCGCGCATCAACTCAAGGGTGTGCCCGGCGAATGGCGGCTGTTCGCCGTCGCGTCTACCTAA
- a CDS encoding SGNH/GDSL hydrolase family protein, producing MQRVLIALMTTLLVVLSGCGRADAPEASESPRPEASGDAIRYLSLGDSLTQGVGAPDEQTGSFPALLAEKWREDGCEVELQNAGISGYTAGQILDEQVPQIEQFKPTLITFQSGGNDLANGVSADDYRSNVQAVLDAATGSGARVVVLAQNEWFRAPGFEGYSTPEARNEFDSILIEEAQSRGAQFVDMRPIYKQQADEKLWVEDGMHPTPEAYETWATELASQVPAPCK from the coding sequence ATGCAGCGCGTCCTGATCGCGCTCATGACGACGTTGCTGGTCGTGTTGAGCGGATGCGGCCGGGCCGATGCGCCGGAGGCATCGGAGTCGCCGCGACCTGAGGCGTCGGGTGACGCGATTCGGTATCTGTCGCTGGGTGATTCGCTGACTCAAGGCGTCGGGGCTCCCGACGAGCAGACGGGGTCCTTCCCAGCGCTGCTTGCCGAGAAGTGGCGCGAGGACGGCTGTGAGGTCGAGCTGCAAAATGCCGGGATCAGCGGCTATACCGCGGGCCAGATATTGGACGAGCAGGTGCCGCAGATCGAACAGTTCAAGCCGACGCTGATCACCTTCCAGTCCGGTGGCAATGACCTGGCGAACGGGGTATCGGCCGACGACTACCGCAGTAACGTGCAGGCGGTGCTCGACGCGGCGACGGGTAGCGGCGCCCGCGTCGTCGTGCTGGCACAGAACGAATGGTTCCGGGCGCCGGGGTTCGAGGGCTACTCCACCCCGGAGGCGCGGAACGAGTTCGACTCGATCCTTATCGAAGAGGCGCAATCGCGAGGCGCCCAATTCGTCGACATGCGGCCCATCTACAAGCAGCAGGCCGACGAGAAGCTGTGGGTCGAGGACGGTATGCACCCCACCCCCGAAGCCTACGAGACGTGGGCGACCGAGCTCGCCAGCCAGGTGCCCGCCCCCTGCAAGTGA